TTCTCTTGGTCGTTTGGATTGGGACACATCAAACCGGATTGGGGTTCTGCAATTCCCATTTCGGGAtgagtttcttttcttttcttttctctcggCATTCTGCATTTTCTGATATGTCTTTCCCCGTTCGATCACCTCAACAATCTCACTGATCAGAGAGATTGGTAGAGCTTTTGTTTTGTCATTTAACTTTACTGTCATTACTTACAGCATACTTTTCACATTCATTCCTCTCTTATATCAGTAACGATCTGACTATTTACTCTCTCGTCTTTCTTCGTCCAACTGCATTTCCCCTTCATTTCATATAGAATTTTCTGCTCTCACCTCTCTAGCTCTCACGAAATGGGGTGTAATCCCAATTTTATTTGCAGCCGTAGAGTTCGGTATTTTTGTATTTCGGCTATCTTTCTCATTGCGATAAGCTCCACCCAGCTGAAACTCATTGCTGAAGGTAAATAGGTAACTGttgaatttgaaaaagatgAACCATACTTGCAAATTGTAGGTAACATTTTTGTTTGTGTCATGCAGCCAGAACAATTTCCGAAACATTTTCCAAGGTGAGAACTTCgcacaaactctctctctctctctctcaaagaaacatatatatatatgggttgtGATGAAGGAAATTAACCCAAACACATATTATTTTTGCTTCTTTAATTAGACAGTAAGAGAAGACAAGGCAATTTTTAGAGCTCGAATAGGATCAAGGCCTCCAAGGTGCGAGCGTAGGTGCAGCTCATGTGGGCCTTGTGAAGCCATTCAAGTCCCTACAAATCCGCAAGTGCAGAATGGGAAGAGAAACGTCTTTTCCAGGGTCTCAAATGCTGCTGCATATGCAAGAGGCGATGACAGTTCAAACTACAAGCCCATCAGTTGGAAATGCAAATGTGGGAATCTTATCTTCAACCCATAATCAAACCAACTGCATTAGAGTTATTTTTCAGGTGATCAAAGAAGAAATTAAATACCTATTTGTGAGCCCTGTAAATTATAATGATTCTAATTATAATAGTACTGCCGTTTCTCTTTTTTCACTTCTAGAACCTTTTTCCCTGTGGGGAAAGATCATGGGTTCCATATatactgatatatatatgaatctaCTGTAATCGgtcatatattattattattgttattatttgcaTTTTCTGTTTATCCAGTACAGATCAGCATTTCCTTCTTCCCAATTACAGATTCCCTCTCTTTAAGTTGGAATATACAGCCAACAGCCACAGTGTAATTAGGATTAAATGAAACCAATATAAATGATAGAAGCACACTTGTTGAGGCGATCTCAGGAAGAGCCCAAAAATCCAAGTCCAAAGAAGATCTCAAGCATGCAATGGCATGCAGTACTTGGCGTATTTGTCTGCCTGTACCACACGCCACCGTCCCGTCTTCTCATATATATAGCGTCCTTAATTCCGTACTTCTCAAAACGTAAAGACATTAAAAAGGACAACCTTGAAGacaaattttctttaaaacaaaaaaacaaaacaacaagaaGAAGATATTAAGTTCACATGTAAGTTTTTCATCATCTTTCGTGTTCACGTGAAAGAAACCACTTTACAGTTATTCAAACCACAGAAAAATATTGGTATTGGTAATGCCTCGGGAGGCTTTAGACTTCAGAGGATTCCATGAGTTTCACGTAGCAGGAAGTGATAAGACACGAGGAGATCAGAATCGTTATCGTTGAAGAGATCATAGTCTCCAGGACATGACAGTTGAGGGGATATTTCATGGTCGATTTTCCAATCTGTTCCATCTATTTAGTTTTTCCTTGTTGTTTCTATGAATTTCTATCATCCATCCATCTTTATTCCAGACATGACTATTGCAAGAGTTTTAGTCCATAACATTGCAAAGTACGAATTTTGCACACTTAAATCAATCCTACAGTTGGTGCGCAAGTTGCCTGCTCATCCCGAATGACAACACAACAACCAAATTTCCAGAGTTGAGAATGACGGAAAAGATGGGATTTTTTAGGTTACGGTGTTATatccattttaatttatttgaaatgtTCCTGCTCAACTGaaatcaatttaattaaatttaattttaa
This genomic window from Carya illinoinensis cultivar Pawnee chromosome 7, C.illinoinensisPawnee_v1, whole genome shotgun sequence contains:
- the LOC122316803 gene encoding EPIDERMAL PATTERNING FACTOR-like protein 2; the encoded protein is MGCNPNFICSRRVRYFCISAIFLIAISSTQLKLIAEARTISETFSKTVREDKAIFRARIGSRPPRCERRCSSCGPCEAIQVPTNPQVQNGKRNVFSRVSNAAAYARGDDSSNYKPISWKCKCGNLIFNP